One genomic window of Ottowia oryzae includes the following:
- a CDS encoding phospholipase D family protein: MPTATLAPSWSAPVPPGIPRAAASLSGRRWPGMAWLLAGLCALVALTGCGSLPKDVDRPVSRALSAPQGTPLGQLAASLTPRTARAGDSGFALVGSPNEAFSTRLALTQAATRTLDIQYYAIHADASSRDLLRAVRQAAARGVRVRILLDDFNSTGRNALVMGMAFVPNVEMRMFNPLPGGRGAGMLRAVGALGDFQRIQHRMHNKLYVADNAWGITGGRNLGDAYFGTADGSNFVDMDVLAVGPVVRAMSASFDRYWNDALAYPVQSLITPQELRRLRDVSTTPEQPPQADHGAAPGPAQASAAAPSASAAPSAAAAQDPAATLPGPADLRSLPLIWAPALLLVDQPSKLVPEQNDEHSEDTVVDGMLHLMQRARGDALIVSPYFVPGPQMMKVFADMRQRGVRVRVLTNSLASNDAPLAHVGYARYREALIRLGVELYEMRAEQGAKLDRTVFGSGAGGSKASLHSKIFIIDGRVISIGSMNLDLRSKLQNTEIALVIRSAALSREATAKIDDTLDDSAWRMELTPEGQLRWKAPAGASFGDATSEPDASLGLRMMLQLLGPFAPDEML, from the coding sequence ATGCCCACAGCGACACTTGCCCCTTCCTGGTCCGCGCCCGTGCCGCCGGGCATTCCGCGCGCCGCCGCGTCGCTGTCGGGCCGCCGCTGGCCAGGCATGGCGTGGCTGCTGGCGGGCCTGTGCGCCTTAGTGGCATTGACTGGTTGCGGCAGCCTGCCCAAGGATGTGGACCGGCCCGTGTCCCGAGCGTTGTCTGCGCCGCAAGGCACGCCGCTGGGCCAGCTGGCGGCCAGCCTCACGCCGCGCACCGCGCGCGCGGGCGATTCGGGCTTTGCGCTGGTCGGCTCGCCCAACGAGGCGTTCAGCACCCGCCTGGCGCTGACGCAGGCCGCCACCCGCACGCTGGACATCCAGTATTACGCCATCCACGCCGACGCCAGTTCGCGCGACTTGCTGCGCGCCGTGCGGCAAGCCGCCGCGCGCGGCGTGCGCGTGCGCATCCTGCTGGACGACTTCAACTCCACCGGCCGCAATGCGCTGGTGATGGGCATGGCCTTCGTGCCCAACGTGGAAATGCGCATGTTCAACCCGCTGCCGGGCGGGCGCGGCGCCGGCATGCTGCGCGCGGTGGGGGCGCTGGGCGACTTTCAGCGCATTCAGCACCGCATGCACAACAAGCTGTATGTGGCCGACAACGCCTGGGGCATCACCGGCGGGCGCAACCTGGGCGACGCCTACTTCGGCACGGCAGACGGCAGCAACTTTGTCGATATGGACGTGCTGGCCGTGGGGCCCGTCGTGCGTGCCATGTCCGCCAGCTTCGACCGCTACTGGAACGACGCGCTGGCCTACCCCGTGCAGTCGCTGATCACGCCGCAAGAGCTGCGCCGCCTGCGCGACGTGTCCACCACGCCTGAGCAGCCGCCGCAGGCCGACCACGGCGCGGCGCCCGGGCCCGCGCAGGCGTCTGCTGCGGCGCCCTCCGCCTCTGCGGCACCCAGCGCGGCGGCTGCGCAAGACCCGGCCGCCACCTTGCCCGGCCCCGCCGACCTGCGCAGCCTGCCGCTGATCTGGGCACCCGCGCTGCTGCTGGTGGACCAGCCCTCCAAGCTGGTGCCCGAGCAGAACGACGAGCACAGCGAAGACACCGTGGTCGACGGCATGCTGCACCTGATGCAGCGCGCCCGGGGCGACGCGCTCATCGTCTCGCCGTACTTCGTGCCCGGCCCGCAGATGATGAAAGTGTTTGCCGACATGCGCCAACGCGGCGTGCGCGTGCGCGTGCTGACCAACTCGCTGGCGTCCAACGACGCGCCGCTGGCGCACGTGGGCTACGCGCGCTACCGCGAAGCGCTGATTCGCCTGGGCGTGGAGCTGTACGAGATGCGCGCCGAGCAAGGCGCCAAGCTCGACCGCACCGTGTTCGGCTCAGGCGCCGGGGGCTCCAAGGCCAGCCTGCATTCCAAGATCTTCATCATCGACGGGCGGGTGATCAGCATTGGCTCGATGAACCTGGACCTGCGCTCCAAGCTGCAGAACACCGAAATCGCGCTGGTGATCCGCAGCGCCGCCCTCTCGCGCGAGGCCACGGCCAAGATCGACGACACGCTGGACGACAGCGCCTGGCGCATGGAACTTACCCCCGAAGGCCAGCTGCGCTGGAAGGCCCCCGCCGGCGCCAGCTTTGGCGACGCCACCAGCGAACCCGACGCCAGCCTGGGCCTGCGCATGATGCTGCAACTGCTCGGCCCCTTCGCGCCCGACGAGATGCTTTAA
- a CDS encoding methyltransferase domain-containing protein: MTARNFIKQAIRRVTGTQIIIHQLDALKGDINAAAERLAAAPPTAAAPEAPAMPAPTDVRQKVAFEYLKPGSSGIEIGAFASPLAVPPGVHVAYLDRHDPREIQAEFNIAGLTPKDFGFDSAALIVPDILDDGQALAKVGDLSQDFVIANHVLEHFENPVKGFKNMLRVLKHGGVLYLALPEMQHSFDRIRQPTPFEHVWRDYEEGPAWSRRQAFEEFAEVFVENGMDKNLFPQSAGDARTEFTRRVADDLERADFSIHFHAWRMPDMLEMFLQLHQRLHIGFRIELAQANGDEVIFIFRRTEFTIR; encoded by the coding sequence ATGACGGCTCGTAACTTCATCAAACAAGCGATCAGGCGGGTGACCGGCACCCAGATCATCATCCACCAGCTGGACGCGCTGAAGGGCGATATCAACGCCGCCGCCGAACGGTTGGCCGCCGCGCCGCCAACCGCAGCAGCGCCCGAAGCGCCGGCCATGCCCGCGCCCACCGATGTGCGCCAGAAGGTCGCCTTCGAATACCTGAAACCCGGCAGCAGCGGCATCGAAATCGGCGCCTTTGCGTCGCCCCTGGCGGTGCCGCCCGGCGTGCACGTTGCCTACCTGGACCGGCACGACCCGCGCGAAATCCAGGCCGAGTTCAACATCGCCGGGCTGACGCCCAAGGATTTCGGTTTTGACAGCGCCGCGCTCATCGTGCCGGACATCCTGGACGACGGGCAGGCGCTGGCGAAGGTGGGCGATCTGTCGCAGGATTTCGTGATCGCCAACCACGTGCTGGAGCACTTCGAGAACCCCGTCAAAGGCTTCAAGAACATGCTGCGCGTGCTCAAGCACGGCGGCGTGCTGTACCTGGCGTTGCCCGAGATGCAGCACAGCTTTGACCGCATTCGCCAGCCCACGCCGTTCGAGCACGTCTGGCGCGATTACGAGGAAGGCCCGGCCTGGTCGCGCCGGCAGGCCTTCGAGGAATTTGCCGAAGTCTTTGTCGAAAACGGCATGGACAAGAACCTGTTCCCGCAAAGCGCGGGCGACGCGCGCACCGAGTTCACCCGCCGCGTGGCGGACGACCTGGAGCGGGCGGATTTCAGCATCCACTTTCACGCCTGGCGCATGCCGGACATGCTGGAGATGTTCCTGCAGCTGCACCAGCGGCTGCACATCGGTTTTCGCATCGAGCTGGCGCAGGCCAACGGCGACGAGGTGATCTTCATCTTCCGCCGCACCGAGTTCACCATCCGCTGA
- the rodA gene encoding rod shape-determining protein RodA → MAVVFERPSLWRRFVPFLKGFDFWLLLSVCMLAGMGLTAMYSSGFDHGTRFVDHGRNMLIAAGIMLVVAQVPPQRLMSLAVPLYVVGVALLLAVALFGITKKGATRWVNLGVVIQPSELLKIATPLMLAWWFHRREGQTRPVDFVVAFALLAVPVGLIMKQPDLGTALLVMAAGLAVIFFAGLPWKLVLPPVLIGAVVVVLILSFETELCADGVDWVVLHEYQRQRVCTLLDPTRDPLGKGFHILQGMIAIGSGGVSGKGFMQGTQTHLEFIPERTTDFIFAAFSEEFGLIGNLALLAGFTFLILRGLLIASDGPTLFARLLAAALTTIFFTYAFVNMGMVSGILPVVGVPLPFISYGGTAMVTLGLALGMMQSVSKSRRLIQS, encoded by the coding sequence ATGGCAGTTGTGTTTGAACGTCCCTCGCTCTGGCGGCGCTTTGTGCCGTTCCTGAAGGGGTTTGATTTCTGGCTGCTGCTGTCGGTGTGCATGCTGGCCGGCATGGGGCTGACGGCGATGTATTCGTCCGGGTTCGATCACGGCACCCGTTTTGTCGACCACGGCCGCAACATGCTGATTGCCGCCGGCATCATGCTGGTGGTGGCCCAGGTGCCACCGCAGCGCCTGATGAGCCTGGCCGTGCCGCTGTATGTCGTGGGGGTGGCCCTGCTGCTGGCGGTGGCCTTGTTCGGCATCACCAAGAAGGGCGCCACGCGCTGGGTGAACTTGGGCGTGGTCATCCAGCCCAGCGAGTTGCTCAAGATCGCCACGCCGCTCATGCTGGCCTGGTGGTTTCACCGCCGCGAGGGGCAAACCCGGCCGGTGGATTTCGTCGTCGCCTTCGCGCTGCTGGCGGTGCCGGTGGGGCTGATCATGAAGCAGCCCGACCTGGGCACCGCGCTGCTGGTGATGGCGGCGGGGCTGGCCGTCATCTTCTTCGCGGGCCTGCCGTGGAAGCTGGTGCTGCCCCCGGTGCTGATCGGCGCGGTGGTCGTCGTGCTGATCCTCTCGTTCGAGACCGAGCTGTGCGCCGACGGCGTGGATTGGGTGGTGCTGCACGAATACCAGCGCCAGCGCGTATGCACGTTGCTGGACCCCACGCGCGACCCGCTGGGCAAGGGCTTTCACATCCTGCAGGGCATGATCGCCATCGGCTCCGGTGGCGTTAGCGGCAAGGGCTTCATGCAGGGCACGCAGACGCACCTGGAATTCATTCCAGAGCGCACCACCGATTTCATCTTTGCCGCCTTCTCCGAGGAATTCGGCCTGATCGGCAACCTGGCGCTGTTGGCCGGCTTCACCTTCCTGATCCTGCGCGGCTTGCTGATCGCCTCGGACGGGCCCACCTTGTTCGCTCGCCTGCTGGCCGCCGCGCTGACCACCATCTTTTTCACCTACGCCTTCGTCAACATGGGCATGGTCAGCGGCATCCTGCCGGTAGTGGGCGTGCCGCTGCCTTTCATCAGCTACGGGGGAACCGCCATGGTCACGCTGGGGCTGGCGCTGGGGATGATGCAGTCGGTATCCAAGTCGCGGCGGCTGATCCAAAGCTGA
- a CDS encoding MFS transporter: MRRIAADRASFGVFLAFLLIPLSGIGTDIYLPSMPSMTSALGASAAQIQLTLTLFIAGYGLGQLVVGVLLDRYGRWRPMLVALALFAASSALIAVSDDLRVIWALRLLQGLLGAVVVVSKRTFFVDVFRGAALQRYLTWMTVVWSLGPICAPFVGGFVQTHWGWRTNFVLLAVFALLALALELVGGGETLAKPQPIAPREVWARARQILGNAPFLRGVLCVSVPYAMVLGWSMASPFLVEHVYHRPATTTGALALLMGLAWMAGGLLARALLPWSLPRKHALAVTGMVVFIGLLAASSLLPPSWQSLWLVAAAAFAIHCCAGLVFNIHFAHVLSMFPQNAALSGGLAGGLAFLLTSVLSTLAVSAVHPQSAVGLALMYGTLLVVLVACTVFVMRPGGRTMAAG; the protein is encoded by the coding sequence ATGCGACGCATTGCAGCCGACCGCGCCAGCTTTGGCGTGTTTCTGGCCTTCCTGCTGATTCCGCTGTCGGGCATCGGCACCGACATCTACCTGCCCTCCATGCCGTCGATGACCAGCGCGCTGGGCGCGTCGGCGGCGCAAATTCAGCTGACTCTGACGCTGTTCATCGCAGGCTATGGCCTGGGGCAGCTGGTGGTCGGCGTGCTGCTGGACCGTTATGGCCGCTGGCGGCCGATGCTGGTGGCGCTGGCGCTGTTTGCGGCGTCCAGTGCGCTGATCGCCGTCAGCGACGATCTGCGCGTGATCTGGGCGCTGCGGTTGCTGCAGGGGCTGTTGGGCGCCGTGGTGGTGGTCAGCAAGCGCACTTTTTTTGTGGACGTGTTCCGCGGTGCGGCGCTGCAGCGCTATTTGACGTGGATGACGGTCGTCTGGTCGCTGGGGCCCATCTGCGCGCCGTTCGTCGGCGGCTTTGTGCAGACGCACTGGGGCTGGCGCACCAATTTTGTGCTGCTGGCGGTCTTTGCCCTGCTGGCACTGGCGTTGGAGCTGGTCGGTGGCGGCGAAACGCTGGCCAAGCCGCAGCCGATTGCCCCGCGCGAGGTGTGGGCCCGCGCGCGCCAGATCCTGGGCAATGCGCCCTTCCTGCGGGGTGTGCTGTGCGTGAGCGTGCCCTACGCCATGGTGCTGGGCTGGAGCATGGCGTCGCCCTTCCTGGTCGAGCACGTCTACCACCGCCCGGCCACGACCACCGGCGCGCTGGCGCTTTTGATGGGCCTGGCCTGGATGGCCGGCGGCCTGCTGGCGCGCGCCTTGCTGCCATGGTCGCTGCCGCGCAAGCACGCGCTGGCGGTGACGGGCATGGTGGTCTTCATTGGCTTGCTGGCGGCGTCTTCGCTGCTGCCGCCTAGCTGGCAGTCGCTGTGGCTGGTGGCGGCCGCGGCGTTCGCCATCCACTGCTGCGCCGGGCTGGTGTTCAACATCCACTTTGCCCATGTGCTGTCAATGTTTCCGCAAAACGCGGCGCTGTCGGGCGGGCTGGCCGGTGGGCTGGCGTTTCTGCTGACCTCGGTGCTGTCCACGCTGGCGGTGAGCGCGGTGCACCCGCAATCTGCCGTGGGGCTGGCGCTGATGTACGGCACTCTGCTGGTGGTGCTGGTGGCATGCACCGTGTTCGTGATGCGCCCGGGCGGGCGCACCATGGCCGCCGGTTGA
- a CDS encoding cytochrome b, whose amino-acid sequence MKSDTTNRYGTATRFLHWTMALCIAWMVFSALIPDALTDKSAQAFFRNGHKQVGSLLFVLIIVRLGWAMANASRRPASLSLAAKLGHWALYALMLAIPSIALLRQYGSGRAFSPLGLPIFPGFDPSQKIDWMVQLGGLLHGELAWVLLALVAGHVAMVWWHRRQGGAEDVLPRMVG is encoded by the coding sequence ATGAAATCAGACACCACCAACCGCTACGGCACCGCGACCCGCTTTCTGCACTGGACGATGGCGCTGTGCATTGCGTGGATGGTGTTTTCGGCGCTGATCCCCGACGCCTTGACCGACAAAAGCGCGCAGGCCTTCTTCCGCAACGGGCACAAGCAGGTGGGCAGCCTGCTGTTCGTGCTGATCATCGTGCGCCTGGGGTGGGCCATGGCCAACGCCAGCCGCCGGCCAGCGTCGCTCAGCCTGGCCGCCAAGCTGGGGCACTGGGCGCTGTATGCGTTGATGTTGGCCATACCCAGCATTGCGCTGCTGCGGCAATACGGCTCGGGCCGCGCGTTTTCGCCGCTGGGCCTGCCCATCTTCCCGGGCTTTGACCCCAGCCAGAAGATCGACTGGATGGTTCAGCTGGGCGGCCTGCTGCACGGCGAGCTCGCCTGGGTGCTGTTGGCGCTGGTCGCCGGCCACGTCGCCATGGTCTGGTGGCACCGCCGCCAGGGGGGCGCGGAAGACGTGCTGCCGCGCATGGTCGGCTGA
- a CDS encoding MarC family protein has protein sequence MDYLHSFGLAFMAFFAMMNPLASAAVFLGLTEGVGRDTERAVARKSLIVTFIIVVVFAVAGKLIFELFGITLPALRLAGGALVAMVGYRMVQGTPSSVQHPSVSDRQSATQAQVADAAASRGAINHAQLDVAISPLATPLLAGPGTIATAMNLSAQADPLRLGLTLAAFALLCAITYAAFMNGHALLRWVGQSGMNALTRIMGLILAVIGAQMMIEGIKGAFNLG, from the coding sequence GTGGACTACCTGCATTCCTTCGGCTTGGCCTTCATGGCCTTTTTTGCCATGATGAACCCGCTGGCCAGCGCCGCCGTGTTTTTGGGGCTGACCGAGGGCGTGGGGCGCGACACCGAGCGCGCCGTGGCCCGCAAGAGCCTGATCGTCACCTTCATCATCGTCGTGGTGTTTGCGGTCGCCGGCAAGCTGATCTTTGAGCTGTTCGGCATCACACTGCCCGCGCTGCGCCTGGCCGGTGGCGCCCTGGTGGCCATGGTGGGCTACCGCATGGTGCAGGGCACGCCCTCGTCGGTGCAGCACCCCAGCGTGAGCGACCGGCAAAGCGCCACGCAGGCGCAGGTGGCCGATGCGGCGGCCAGCCGCGGCGCGATCAACCATGCGCAGCTGGACGTGGCGATTTCGCCCCTGGCCACGCCGCTGCTGGCAGGGCCCGGCACCATCGCCACCGCGATGAACCTGAGCGCCCAGGCCGATCCGCTGCGCCTGGGGCTCACGCTGGCCGCCTTCGCGCTGCTGTGCGCCATCACCTACGCCGCGTTCATGAACGGGCACGCGCTGCTGCGCTGGGTGGGGCAAAGCGGGATGAACGCGCTGACGCGGATCATGGGGCTGATCTTGGCGGTGATTGGCGCGCAGATGATGATCGAGGGCATCAAGGGCGCGTTCAACCTGGGCTGA
- a CDS encoding class I SAM-dependent methyltransferase, protein MSLVHGAAAAETALPRQIADAIAAAGGWLPFDQFMQLALYAPGLGYYAHGSPKFGALPASGSDFITAPELSPLFGRALAAQVAQSLRATGTDEVWEFGAGSGALAEQLITGLQALGQPLARYTIVELSASLRARQQERLAPLMQAQPGLSITWASRLPDSLRGVVVGNEVLDAMPVQLLARHGGEWWQRGVTNSPTNPPPAQAQPAPAAINSVAIAFRWEDRPTALHPPFPVEGEHDYVTEIHPQAHAFVTTVAEALARGGAGAAYFIDYGFPEAEYYHPQRHMGTLVCHRAHQVDDDPLADVGRKDITAHVNFTGVALAAQDAGLDVLGYTSQARFLLNCGIAQMMEAAELPTRANAMKLLAEHEMGELFKVIGLATAGHGAALGFEAGDRTHRL, encoded by the coding sequence ATGAGCCTTGTCCACGGCGCCGCTGCCGCCGAAACCGCCCTGCCCCGGCAGATTGCCGATGCCATTGCCGCCGCCGGTGGCTGGCTGCCTTTTGACCAGTTCATGCAACTGGCGCTGTACGCGCCCGGCCTGGGCTACTACGCGCACGGCTCGCCCAAGTTCGGGGCGCTGCCTGCGTCGGGCAGCGACTTCATCACCGCGCCGGAGTTGTCGCCCCTGTTTGGGCGCGCGCTGGCCGCGCAGGTCGCGCAAAGCCTGCGCGCCACCGGCACGGATGAGGTGTGGGAATTCGGCGCAGGATCGGGCGCACTGGCCGAGCAGCTCATTACCGGCCTGCAGGCGCTGGGCCAGCCGCTGGCGCGCTACACCATCGTCGAGCTGTCGGCCAGCCTGCGCGCGCGCCAGCAGGAACGCCTGGCGCCGCTGATGCAGGCGCAGCCGGGCCTGTCGATCACCTGGGCCAGCCGCCTGCCAGACAGCCTGCGCGGCGTGGTGGTCGGCAACGAGGTGCTGGACGCCATGCCCGTGCAACTGCTGGCCCGCCATGGCGGCGAATGGTGGCAGCGCGGGGTGACCAATTCCCCTACAAATCCGCCGCCAGCGCAGGCGCAACCAGCGCCAGCAGCTATTAATTCAGTAGCAATTGCCTTCCGTTGGGAAGACCGCCCCACCGCGCTGCACCCGCCCTTTCCGGTGGAGGGCGAGCACGATTACGTCACCGAAATCCACCCGCAGGCGCACGCCTTTGTGACCACCGTGGCCGAAGCCCTGGCGCGCGGCGGCGCCGGCGCGGCGTACTTCATCGACTACGGTTTCCCCGAGGCCGAGTACTACCACCCGCAGCGCCACATGGGCACGCTGGTGTGCCACCGCGCGCACCAGGTGGACGACGACCCGCTGGCCGACGTGGGCCGCAAGGACATCACCGCGCACGTCAACTTCACCGGCGTGGCCCTGGCCGCGCAAGACGCCGGGCTGGACGTGCTGGGCTACACCAGCCAGGCGCGCTTTTTGCTGAACTGCGGCATCGCCCAGATGATGGAAGCGGCCGAGCTGCCCACGCGCGCCAACGCCATGAAGCTGCTGGCCGAGCACGAGATGGGCGAGCTGTTCAAGGTGATCGGCCTGGCCACCGCCGGGCACGGCGCGGCGCTGGGGTTTGAAGCGGGCGACCGCACGCACCGGCTGTAG
- a CDS encoding helix-turn-helix transcriptional regulator codes for MPTTLNPPATGSPAPAAVPPPAGIAQLGRFLRARRESLAAAPLGLARYGRVRTPGLRREEVAQLAGIGVTWYTKLEQGRDVRPSRQALVAIARALQCSDDEVQHVLALAGLHTEARLAPQPGDCPFPEGHGLLLRKLLPYPALLQNSALDIVACNAAYEALMGIHLAQMAEVERNCLHQALFNPEWGRLLVREADTVQHLVAMFRAGSTRHAQDPAWQARLDHFMANSAAFRDAWERYQVHSPENRDKTFQHPTLGTIRLRQTNWWSAPRNDRRLMVYLPLTDEAAAALDRLLAAPR; via the coding sequence ATGCCCACAACCCTGAATCCACCCGCCACTGGTTCGCCCGCGCCTGCCGCCGTTCCGCCGCCTGCCGGCATCGCGCAGCTGGGGCGCTTTTTGCGTGCCCGGCGCGAAAGCCTGGCCGCCGCCCCGCTGGGCCTGGCGCGCTACGGGCGGGTGCGCACCCCCGGCCTGCGGCGTGAGGAAGTGGCGCAGCTGGCCGGCATTGGGGTGACCTGGTACACCAAGCTGGAGCAGGGCCGCGACGTGCGCCCCTCGCGCCAGGCGTTGGTCGCCATCGCCCGAGCGCTGCAGTGCAGCGACGACGAGGTGCAGCACGTGCTGGCGCTGGCCGGCCTGCACACTGAGGCCCGGCTGGCGCCTCAACCCGGCGATTGCCCGTTTCCCGAAGGCCACGGTCTGCTGCTGCGCAAGCTGCTGCCTTACCCCGCATTGCTGCAAAACAGCGCGCTGGACATCGTGGCCTGCAATGCGGCGTATGAAGCGCTGATGGGCATCCATTTAGCCCAAATGGCCGAAGTTGAGCGCAATTGTCTGCACCAGGCTTTGTTCAACCCCGAATGGGGCCGCCTGCTGGTGCGCGAGGCCGATACCGTGCAGCACCTGGTGGCCATGTTCCGCGCGGGCTCCACCCGGCATGCGCAAGATCCGGCCTGGCAGGCCCGCCTGGACCATTTCATGGCGAATTCGGCGGCGTTCCGAGACGCTTGGGAGCGCTACCAGGTGCACAGCCCAGAAAACCGCGACAAGACCTTTCAACACCCCACGCTGGGCACGATTCGGCTGCGGCAGACCAACTGGTGGTCAGCGCCGCGCAACGACCGGCGTCTGATGGTGTACCTGCCGCTGACCGACGAGGCCGCCGCCGCGCTGGATCGGCTGCTGGCCGCGCCCCGCTGA
- a CDS encoding YqiA/YcfP family alpha/beta fold hydrolase has protein sequence MPITHLLYLHGFRSSPQSTKARAMAARVQADHPGVTWWCPQLPPSPREAAALIRQGTADWPAERMAVVGSSLGGFYATWVAEQRGCKAVLLNPAVDPARDLAKYIGEQTAWHDPAERFFFRPEYIDELRALACGPIARPERYFAVIAKGDELLDWREMAGRYPGAAIRLLEGSDHALSDFDQHIGAVMAFLELTGQPGL, from the coding sequence ATGCCCATCACCCACCTGCTTTACCTGCACGGCTTTCGTTCTTCACCGCAATCGACCAAGGCGCGGGCCATGGCCGCGCGCGTGCAGGCCGACCACCCCGGCGTGACCTGGTGGTGCCCGCAACTGCCGCCCTCGCCGCGCGAAGCCGCCGCACTGATCCGGCAGGGCACGGCCGACTGGCCGGCCGAGCGCATGGCGGTGGTCGGCTCGTCGCTGGGCGGCTTTTACGCCACCTGGGTGGCCGAGCAGCGCGGCTGCAAGGCGGTGCTGCTGAACCCGGCCGTGGACCCGGCGCGCGACCTGGCCAAGTACATCGGCGAGCAGACCGCCTGGCACGACCCGGCCGAGCGCTTCTTCTTCCGCCCCGAGTACATCGACGAGCTGCGCGCGCTGGCTTGCGGCCCCATCGCCCGGCCAGAGCGCTACTTCGCCGTGATCGCCAAGGGCGACGAGCTGCTGGACTGGCGCGAGATGGCGGGCCGCTACCCCGGCGCGGCCATCCGCCTGCTGGAAGGCAGCGACCACGCGCTGAGCGACTTTGACCAGCACATCGGCGCCGTGATGGCCTTTTTGGAACTCACCGGCCAGCCTGGGCTCTGA
- a CDS encoding YegP family protein, whose amino-acid sequence MAGKFELKKSKNDKFYFSLHAGNGQVILTSEMYEAKASAVNGIESVKKNGGDETKYAKLTGKDGSPYFTLKAVNGQVIGQSQMYSSESARDGGIHSCVTNAPGATVDDQTAA is encoded by the coding sequence ATGGCAGGCAAATTCGAGCTCAAGAAATCCAAGAACGACAAGTTCTACTTTTCTCTGCACGCAGGCAACGGCCAGGTCATCCTGACCAGCGAGATGTACGAAGCCAAGGCCAGCGCGGTCAACGGCATCGAATCGGTCAAGAAAAACGGCGGCGACGAAACCAAGTACGCCAAGCTGACCGGCAAGGACGGCTCGCCCTACTTCACGCTGAAGGCCGTCAATGGCCAGGTGATCGGCCAAAGCCAGATGTACAGCAGCGAATCCGCGCGCGATGGCGGCATCCACTCTTGCGTCACCAATGCGCCCGGCGCCACGGTGGACGACCAGACCGCCGCCTGA
- a CDS encoding DUF2905 domain-containing protein codes for MIRWMIVVFLALMLISWLTPLLQKLGIGRLPGDFRFRLFGREWSIPLTSTLLLSAAASLIARLL; via the coding sequence ATGATCCGCTGGATGATCGTCGTCTTTCTGGCGCTGATGCTGATCAGCTGGCTGACGCCGCTGTTGCAGAAGCTGGGCATCGGCCGCCTGCCGGGCGACTTTCGCTTCAGGCTGTTCGGGCGCGAATGGTCGATTCCGTTGACCAGCACGCTGCTGCTGAGTGCGGCGGCCAGCCTGATCGCCAGGCTGCTCTGA